The Aquificaceae bacterium genome contains the following window.
TTATAAGGCCTGACCTCATGGTGCTGTGCGGAGAGATTCCTGAAAGGGTAGAAAGACCTCCAGAAATGGTTGTGGAGATAGTTTCACCCTCTAGCAGGCAGATGGATGAAGGGCTCAAGTTTGAGCTCTGCGAAAGGGAAGGTGTAAAGTATTTTGTGTTGGTTTATCCCGATGAGAAGGAGGTTAAAGTTTTTGAGCTTTCTGGGGGTAAATACAGAGAAAAGATGGACAAGAGATTTAGCCTTGGCAGGTGTGAGGTTGAGATAAATTTTAAGGAGGTCTTCGGTGGGTCTGGCTGAGAAGTATCCCGTTCGCTATACAGTAGAAGACTGGAAAAGTTGGCAGGGAGACTGGGAACTGGTGGAAGGCACACCCTACGCCATGGCTTCGCCAAGGCCTATTAATCAAAGAATCCTCATTGTTATTGCACTTCTTATAGAAGAGGTTCTCAAGGATTCATGCCCCAGTTGCCTTGTTTACGCAGAGCTTGACTGGTATGTATCTTATGACACAGTAATAAGACCAGACTTGATGGTGTTGTGTGGAGAAATACCAGAGAAAGTTGAGAGTCCACCAGAACTCGTTTTAGAGATAGTTTCACCCTCCAGCAGGCAGATGGATGAAGGGCTCAAGTTTGAGCTTTATGAAAGGGAAGGCGTCAGATACTTTGTGCTGGTTTATCCAGATGAAAGAACTATAAAGGTTTTTGAGCTTGTGGAAGGTAGGTATAGAGAAAAGGAAGACAGAAAGTTTAGCTTTGGAAGCTGTGAGGTGCAGATAAACTTTGAGGAGGTCTTGAGGTGAGATTTTACGGCATAGCCTCTGAAGAGAGAATTTTAGAGATAGTTGAAAGAATAACAGATGGTGTCTGGGTCTACGAGGATAACGGCAAAAGGGAAGAGCTTGATGTGGAAGGTGCTAAGAAGAAACTGCTTGAGCTTGTCAACATGGTAAAGGGCTGGAAAGAGGAAAGCAGACATATACCGGCGGGAACGACCTTTTTCTTTGTAAGCACCCCAGAAAGTCCTCAGGCTGTAAAGGTTTACGACCTCTCATCTCTTGGCTGTTCCTCAAGCCTGAGCCCCGCACGCTGGAAAGTTTACAGAAAAGAACTGGAAGGTCAGCTCTGAAGGTAGATTTCCCTGAGTATATCTCCACCCCCCTCTTCTAAGAGCTTTCTGGCAAGTTTTATACCTATCTGCTCAGTCTCCTCAGGTTTTCCTTCTTCCATACCCTCCAGAAAACGCCTTCCCTCAAGGTCAGATATGAAGGCTCTTAGCCTGAGCTTTTCGCCTTCAACCCATGCGTATGCACCTATGGGCACCTGACAGCCCCCCTGAAGCTCCCTCAGAAAAGCCCTCTCACACTCAGCCCTGAGCCTGCTCTCTTTGTGGTCAAGGAAGGCTATGGCTTTGAGAACATCGACGTCGCTTTCCCTTACCTCAATGGCAAGGCTTCCCTGACCCACCGCAGGTATGAAGTCCTCCAGTATCTGGGTTATTCTGTCTTCCAGACCCATCCTTTTTACACCTGCATAGGCAAGCACTATGGCATCATACATGCCTTCTTCTAGCTTTCTGAGCCTTGTGTCCACATTACCCCGCAAGATTTCTATTTTCAGGTCGGGTCTTTTTCTCTTTATCTGCACCTGCCTCCGGAGGGATGAGGTGCCAAGGACTGCACCCTCCGGTAGCTCAAAAAGGGTTTTCCCTTCCCTTGATATAAGCACATCAAAGGGGTTTTCTCTTTCAGTTATGGCTCCAAGCGTAAGACCTTCTGGCAGCGTCATGGGCACATCTTTGAGGGAATGAACCGCAAGGTCTATCTCACCTCTCAAGAGAGCCTCCTCTATTTCCTTGACAAAAAGTCCCTTTCCACCAACCTTTGCAAGAGGTGCGTCCAGAATTTTGTCTCCGGTGGTGGTTATAAGAACCAGCTCAACAGTATGACCTTTCTCCTGGAGTTTTTGCCTTATAAAGTTTGCCTGCCAGAGGGCAAGCTTGCTCTTTCGTGTGCCTATGCGTAAATGCATTACTCTATCACCCTTATGTGCAGTTCCTTAAGTTGCCTCGGCTCCACATAGTCTGGAGCGCCTGTAAGTGGGCATATGCCCTTCTGAGTCTTGGGAAAGGCGATAACATCCCTTATAGAGTCCAGTCCTCTCATTATGGCAATGAGCCTGTCAAGCCCAAAGGCAAGCCCTCCGTGGGGCGGAGCACCAAAGCGAAGCGCCTCCAGAAGAAAGCCAAACTTTTCTCTTGCCTCCACTTCAGGTATTTCAAGCAGTCTGAAGACCAGCTCCTGAAGCTCTCTTCTGTGTATCCTGACGGAGCCTCCGCCCACCTCATAGCCGTTTATAACAAGGTCGTAAGCCCTTGCCTTTACCGAGTGGACAAGCCCCTTTTTCTCCTCAAGGTCCTCCACCTGCAGAGCCTTCTCAAGAAGGGGTATGTCTTCTTCCCTTGGTGAGGTAAAGGGGTGATGCAGAGATAAAAACCTCTTCTCCTCCTCGTCCCATTCCATCAGGGGGAAGTCCACCACCCAGAATATATCAAACTTGCTCTGGTCTATGAGGTTGTATTTCTTTCCCAGATGTAGCCTGAGGTTTCCCAGTATTCTGTAGACCATATCCTTCTTGTCTGCAGAGAAGAATACCACATCCCCGGGCCGTGCCTCTACTCTCTCAAGCAGTTTGCCTGTTTCTTCCTCTGAGAAAAACTTTACTATGGGAGAGTTGAGTCTTCCATCTTCAACCTTTATCCATGCAAGCCCCTTTGCACCAAGGCTCTGCACAAACTGGGTAAGCTCATCAATCTCCTTTCTGGATAGGTCAGAGCCTTTAAAGTTTATCGCTTTTACAACACCCCCTGCCTCTATAGCCTGACGGAAGACCTTAAAATCTGTATTTTTGAAAATATCTGTCAGGTCTACAAGCTCCAGACCAAACCTTCTGTCTGGCTTGTCCGAGCCATAGCGTTCCATTACTTCCTGGTATGGTATCCTGTCAAAGGGCATTTTTAGCTCAACCCCAAGAAGCTCCCTGAAAAGCTCCGTTATGAGCCTTTCGCTGAAAGCCATAACATCCCCTTCCTCCACAAAGGACATTTCAAAGTCTATCTGAGTAAACTCAGGCTGGCGGTCAGCCCTGAGGTCTTCGTCCCTCAGGCATTTTACGATTTGAAAATACCTGTCAAAACCGGCGACCATCAGAACCTGTTTGAAAAGCTGTGGAGACTGGGGCAGAGCGTAGAACTTACCCGGATGAAGTCTTGAAGGCACAAGAAAGTCCCTTGCACCTTCGGGTGTGGACTTGGTCAGGAAGGGCGTTTCCACCTCTACAAAGCCCTCTTCCA
Protein-coding sequences here:
- a CDS encoding Uma2 family endonuclease is translated as MGLAEKYPVRYTVEDWKSWQGDWELVEGIPYAMASPRPINQYLLLAIGELLRRALRECPECIVYAELDWYVSYETVIRPDLMVLCGEIPERVERPPEMVVEIVSPSSRQMDEGLKFELCEREGVKYFVLVYPDEKEVKVFELSGGKYREKMDKRFSLGRCEVEINFKEVFGGSG
- a CDS encoding Uma2 family endonuclease, translating into MGLAEKYPVRYTVEDWKSWQGDWELVEGTPYAMASPRPINQRILIVIALLIEEVLKDSCPSCLVYAELDWYVSYDTVIRPDLMVLCGEIPEKVESPPELVLEIVSPSSRQMDEGLKFELYEREGVRYFVLVYPDERTIKVFELVEGRYREKEDRKFSFGSCEVQINFEEVLR
- the hemC gene encoding hydroxymethylbilane synthase; translation: MHLRIGTRKSKLALWQANFIRQKLQEKGHTVELVLITTTGDKILDAPLAKVGGKGLFVKEIEEALLRGEIDLAVHSLKDVPMTLPEGLTLGAITERENPFDVLISREGKTLFELPEGAVLGTSSLRRQVQIKRKRPDLKIEILRGNVDTRLRKLEEGMYDAIVLAYAGVKRMGLEDRITQILEDFIPAVGQGSLAIEVRESDVDVLKAIAFLDHKESRLRAECERAFLRELQGGCQVPIGAYAWVEGEKLRLRAFISDLEGRRFLEGMEEGKPEETEQIGIKLARKLLEEGGGDILREIYLQS
- the aspS gene encoding aspartate--tRNA ligase produces the protein MLKRTRYCGHVSEEDLGKEIILNGWVHRIRNHGGVIFIDLRDREGIVQCVVEEKTNPQVYELADSLRSEYVVAIRGMVRRRPPGTENPRLRTGNYEVVIEELEILNTSETLPFPVDEETHLSEETKLRYRYLDLRRESMKENLLFRHRAYQTVRKVFVEEGFVEVETPFLTKSTPEGARDFLVPSRLHPGKFYALPQSPQLFKQVLMVAGFDRYFQIVKCLRDEDLRADRQPEFTQIDFEMSFVEEGDVMAFSERLITELFRELLGVELKMPFDRIPYQEVMERYGSDKPDRRFGLELVDLTDIFKNTDFKVFRQAIEAGGVVKAINFKGSDLSRKEIDELTQFVQSLGAKGLAWIKVEDGRLNSPIVKFFSEEETGKLLERVEARPGDVVFFSADKKDMVYRILGNLRLHLGKKYNLIDQSKFDIFWVVDFPLMEWDEEEKRFLSLHHPFTSPREEDIPLLEKALQVEDLEEKKGLVHSVKARAYDLVINGYEVGGGSVRIHRRELQELVFRLLEIPEVEAREKFGFLLEALRFGAPPHGGLAFGLDRLIAIMRGLDSIRDVIAFPKTQKGICPLTGAPDYVEPRQLKELHIRVIE